The following proteins are encoded in a genomic region of Sorangiineae bacterium MSr12523:
- the vgrG gene encoding type VI secretion system tip protein VgrG: MVMSMFENAVDELSYTLRAGERDEQQLVVARFDGREGLSQLFSWDIDVIVDGDEIQTLEDLQGQPAEFRILRHDEPVRIVRGLIAQVASQGTTSKGRQHQVTLTLMPKLLELDLMTNSRIFQGKSVQQIVMELVQTHNIELDWRLERRPAERIYCVQRNETDFEFFARILAEEGIHYFFAHDEEKTKIVFVDAPRGYVAIDGDANLPFSATGGAVTVDHVGHIDRKQMLRPGSVALRDYNFARPRLDLTARAEVREPHHSGNRPARETYLYPGDYDKVDPDGAGMTQRRLELARSDAFVFSGKSSCVRLQVGRTFTLSGHDDDLFNRSLLLTEMGLRGQRAGIAETGGAGGPAFVATFVAAPSDIRLRPTRKPKPTAAPESALVVGPEPGTPFVDEFGRVKVHFFWDRYDKQDENSSCWLRVMTPAAGGDRGIWFAPRVGDEVVVNFFNGDIDRPFVAGAMYNGENGHTYLPAQTVTKSTIRTRSIPGGKGHNELTFEDSSGGEEIYLHAQRDLRETVLASHSETIGATQTSTVGAMQTITVGALRTKTVGGDEHTNIGLNRTETVGQKETVTIGMGREHTISTGHDELTVMNGTRQIGVRNGHQITVVQYLTRFVTKDMEIACDEDYKLDAVRAISITENTGQGAVKMESGTIAASGPKGITVQNESQQINLKDKKISVIATEELVLQCGNASLSLKADGTVSINGTKMIGMTCQNSKLTLDTKASKIEGNTATISAKGVCNVSGAFVKIN, encoded by the coding sequence ATGGTCATGTCGATGTTCGAAAACGCGGTCGATGAACTCTCCTACACCCTGCGGGCGGGAGAGCGCGACGAGCAGCAGCTCGTGGTGGCTCGGTTCGACGGCCGCGAGGGGTTGTCCCAACTTTTTTCGTGGGACATCGATGTCATCGTCGATGGCGACGAGATCCAGACCCTTGAGGACTTGCAGGGTCAACCGGCGGAATTTCGTATCCTTCGGCACGACGAACCGGTGAGGATCGTCCGAGGCCTCATCGCCCAAGTCGCATCCCAAGGCACGACCTCGAAGGGGCGCCAGCACCAGGTCACCTTGACCTTGATGCCGAAGCTTCTCGAGCTCGACCTCATGACGAACTCGCGCATCTTCCAGGGCAAGAGCGTGCAGCAAATCGTCATGGAACTTGTCCAGACGCACAACATCGAACTCGATTGGCGTCTCGAACGACGTCCGGCCGAGCGGATCTACTGCGTTCAGAGAAACGAGACAGACTTTGAATTCTTCGCTCGTATTCTTGCGGAAGAGGGCATTCACTACTTCTTCGCCCACGACGAGGAAAAGACGAAAATCGTATTTGTCGACGCACCTCGCGGTTACGTGGCGATCGACGGTGACGCCAACCTGCCGTTCAGCGCCACCGGCGGAGCGGTGACGGTCGACCACGTGGGCCACATCGACCGCAAGCAGATGCTCCGTCCCGGGTCCGTCGCGCTCCGGGACTACAACTTCGCTCGCCCGCGCCTCGATCTCACGGCGCGTGCCGAGGTGCGCGAGCCGCACCACTCCGGCAATCGGCCGGCCCGCGAGACCTACCTCTACCCCGGCGACTACGACAAGGTCGATCCCGACGGCGCGGGAATGACGCAGCGGCGCCTCGAGCTCGCGCGCAGCGACGCGTTTGTCTTCTCGGGGAAGAGTTCGTGCGTGCGTCTCCAAGTTGGACGGACCTTCACCCTCAGCGGGCACGACGACGACTTGTTCAATCGCTCGCTTCTCCTCACGGAGATGGGCCTTCGCGGCCAGCGCGCCGGCATCGCCGAGACGGGGGGCGCCGGCGGGCCCGCATTCGTGGCAACCTTCGTGGCGGCTCCCAGTGACATCCGGCTACGGCCCACCCGAAAGCCAAAGCCCACGGCCGCCCCCGAATCCGCCTTGGTCGTTGGCCCCGAACCTGGCACGCCATTCGTCGATGAGTTTGGTCGCGTCAAGGTTCACTTCTTTTGGGATCGTTACGACAAGCAGGACGAGAACAGCTCGTGCTGGTTGCGCGTGATGACGCCCGCGGCTGGAGGGGATCGCGGGATTTGGTTCGCTCCGCGCGTCGGTGACGAGGTCGTGGTGAACTTCTTCAACGGGGACATCGACCGTCCATTTGTGGCCGGCGCCATGTACAACGGCGAAAACGGCCATACGTATCTCCCCGCCCAAACGGTTACCAAGAGCACGATTCGGACGCGGAGCATTCCGGGTGGCAAGGGCCACAACGAGCTGACGTTCGAGGATTCATCGGGTGGCGAGGAAATCTACCTTCACGCCCAGCGCGACCTTCGCGAGACGGTCTTGGCCAGCCATTCCGAGACGATTGGCGCCACGCAGACGAGCACCGTCGGCGCCATGCAGACGATCACGGTCGGCGCGCTGCGCACGAAGACCGTTGGGGGCGACGAGCACACCAACATCGGGCTCAATCGAACGGAGACCGTGGGCCAAAAGGAAACGGTCACCATCGGCATGGGCCGTGAGCACACGATCTCGACGGGCCATGATGAGTTGACGGTGATGAATGGCACGCGGCAGATTGGCGTCCGCAACGGACATCAGATCACCGTGGTGCAATACCTCACGCGGTTCGTGACCAAGGACATGGAGATCGCCTGCGACGAGGACTACAAGCTCGACGCGGTGCGGGCCATTTCGATCACGGAAAATACCGGACAGGGCGCGGTCAAGATGGAATCGGGCACCATTGCCGCCAGCGGGCCCAAAGGGATTACGGTGCAGAACGAATCCCAACAGATCAACTTGAAGGACAAGAAGATCTCGGTCATCGCGACCGAGGAACTCGTCCTGCAATGCGGAAACGCATCGCTGTCGCTCAAGGCCGATGGCACCGT